In Candidatus Sulfurimonas marisnigri, a single genomic region encodes these proteins:
- a CDS encoding transposase — MKCIYCNNEKLYKLKSAQVKCSKCKKKFSPKRVEKDLSVIECFCENLSIDQTSKKLLINYVSVKNRYELFRQLIAKHLEEIYRDKAVIEYDEYIYLPKSKKKIKENIFDAQNFLTFHYENKVYNLLMTNLNIHKKQFLDDGVGDAYFKEFSKFMMYNKISKTQKRENVITKFWLFFEESILKYKGIKDENFFYYLKEIEFKFNYKLEEQREILINLY, encoded by the coding sequence ATGAAATGTATTTATTGCAATAATGAAAAGTTATATAAACTAAAATCTGCTCAAGTTAAATGCTCAAAGTGCAAAAAAAAGTTTTCTCCAAAGAGAGTAGAAAAAGATTTGAGCGTTATAGAGTGCTTTTGTGAAAATCTAAGTATAGACCAGACAAGTAAAAAACTCTTAATAAACTATGTGAGTGTAAAAAACAGATATGAACTTTTCAGGCAACTTATAGCTAAGCACTTAGAAGAGATTTACAGAGATAAGGCTGTTATAGAGTACGATGAGTATATATATCTGCCAAAAAGCAAAAAAAAGATAAAAGAAAATATCTTTGATGCACAAAACTTTTTAACATTTCATTATGAGAACAAAGTCTACAACCTTCTTATGACAAACCTGAACATACATAAAAAGCAGTTTTTAGATGATGGAGTTGGAGATGCCTACTTTAAAGAGTTCTCAAAATTTATGATGTATAACAAAATTTCTAAAACTCAAAAAAGAGAAAATGTTATCACTAAGTTTTGGCTTTTTTTTGAAGAGTCTATCTTAAAATATAAAGGTATTAAAGATGAGAACTTTTTTTATTACTTAAAAGAGATTGAGTTTAAGTTTAATTATAAGCTTGAAGAACAAAGAGAGATTTTGATAAATTTATACTAA
- the hypF gene encoding carbamoyltransferase HypF: MIRHKYLISGQVQGVGFRPFIYKLAIELKLFGFVKNSTNGVELELEGFSETIEKFEKKLYSTLPPLARIDEIKTSEMALLHVRNFEIKQSSKESVKTALVSPDIATCKECLDDIVHVEKYRDYFATNCTNCGPRYSIIKTVPYDRANTSMQKFKMCASCADEYSNPLNRRYHAQPISCNSCGPSLSATILTCAQKIKDGKIVAIKGIGGFHIVCDATNDEVVTKLREFKNRPAKPFAVMCKDIQQIKSFADVDEKEEELLISKEAPIVILKKGADVDTKLSTKIAPHIGRIGCFLPYTALHHILFLHVENPIVATSANLGSEPIITNVEEIYIKLPFVEFVLDFDRDIINGVDDSLVQVIAGKTQVLRLSRGYAPKVIKLPFKSKKKILAVGANAKNSIALVIDENIILSPHIGDLDSLEAFGFFLRTLESFKNFYDFEPDIIVHDKHTRYETTKWAKIQNKELLEVQHHLAHIYACKAEFGLSGDYSGFSFDGTGYGDDGSLWGGEVFLGDKRKYHFKPIKLLGGEKAIKEPRRVALSMLFDKYSLDEVLALDLHVVKSFSLIEIKILHQSYLKNLNTPQSSSVGRLFDGVASLANLLHVQTYEGETGLMCEQNYNLHVKKSFEYKIIDGVIDIEFDFFDKNIVTKFINTLAEVVAEISKVEKLDVILSGGVFQNKTLLEITCIKLEEAKIKYYHQQETAINDGGIALGQLYYALLHNMVLV; the protein is encoded by the coding sequence TTGATTAGACATAAATATCTAATAAGTGGACAAGTACAAGGTGTTGGATTTCGACCATTTATATATAAGCTGGCGATAGAGTTAAAACTTTTTGGGTTTGTGAAAAATTCAACTAATGGTGTAGAATTAGAGCTCGAAGGTTTCTCTGAGACTATAGAAAAATTTGAAAAAAAACTCTATTCAACTCTGCCTCCGCTAGCAAGAATTGATGAGATTAAAACATCAGAGATGGCACTTCTACATGTAAGAAATTTTGAGATTAAACAAAGCTCTAAAGAGTCAGTAAAAACTGCTTTAGTCTCTCCGGATATCGCTACATGTAAAGAGTGCTTAGATGACATTGTACATGTAGAAAAATATAGAGATTATTTCGCTACGAACTGCACTAACTGCGGACCACGATACTCCATAATAAAAACAGTTCCTTATGACAGAGCAAACACATCTATGCAAAAGTTTAAGATGTGTGCGTCATGTGCGGATGAATACTCTAACCCATTAAATAGAAGATACCACGCACAGCCGATATCTTGCAACAGTTGCGGACCAAGTTTGTCTGCAACTATTTTAACATGCGCACAAAAGATTAAAGATGGAAAAATAGTTGCCATAAAGGGAATAGGCGGATTTCATATAGTCTGTGATGCAACAAATGATGAGGTAGTTACAAAATTAAGAGAGTTTAAAAACAGACCCGCTAAGCCTTTTGCAGTAATGTGCAAAGATATACAGCAGATAAAATCTTTTGCAGATGTAGATGAAAAAGAGGAAGAGCTTTTAATATCAAAAGAGGCTCCTATCGTTATTTTGAAAAAAGGTGCAGATGTAGATACTAAACTATCCACAAAAATAGCTCCACATATAGGTAGAATAGGGTGTTTTTTGCCATACACAGCACTTCATCATATTTTGTTTCTACATGTAGAGAATCCAATAGTCGCAACAAGTGCAAACTTGGGAAGTGAGCCAATCATAACAAATGTGGAAGAAATCTATATAAAACTCCCATTTGTAGAGTTTGTTTTAGATTTTGACAGAGATATAATAAATGGAGTTGATGACTCTTTGGTTCAAGTGATAGCCGGTAAAACTCAAGTTTTAAGACTCTCACGCGGCTATGCCCCAAAGGTTATAAAACTCCCATTTAAAAGTAAAAAGAAAATCTTAGCAGTTGGAGCAAATGCAAAGAACTCAATTGCTTTGGTCATAGATGAGAATATTATTTTATCTCCTCATATTGGTGATTTGGACTCTTTAGAGGCATTTGGCTTTTTTCTTAGAACATTAGAGAGTTTTAAAAATTTTTATGATTTTGAGCCCGATATTATAGTTCACGACAAACATACAAGATACGAAACAACAAAGTGGGCAAAAATACAAAACAAAGAACTGCTGGAAGTTCAACACCATTTAGCCCATATCTACGCATGTAAGGCAGAGTTTGGATTAAGTGGAGATTATTCGGGGTTTAGTTTTGACGGAACAGGTTATGGAGATGATGGCTCACTATGGGGCGGCGAAGTTTTTCTCGGCGATAAGAGAAAGTACCACTTTAAGCCCATAAAACTTCTTGGCGGTGAAAAAGCAATTAAAGAGCCAAGACGAGTCGCTCTTAGTATGCTTTTTGACAAGTATAGTTTAGATGAAGTTTTAGCTCTGGACTTACATGTAGTGAAATCTTTCTCATTGATAGAGATTAAAATACTACATCAAAGTTATCTAAAAAATTTAAATACACCGCAAAGCAGTTCAGTCGGCCGTCTTTTTGACGGTGTGGCAAGTCTTGCAAACCTGCTACATGTACAAACATACGAGGGCGAAACAGGACTTATGTGCGAACAAAACTATAATCTACATGTAAAGAAAAGTTTTGAGTATAAAATAATTGACGGAGTTATAGATATAGAGTTTGATTTTTTTGATAAAAATATTGTTACAAAGTTTATAAATACGTTAGCAGAGGTAGTAGCAGAGATTTCAAAAGTTGAAAAACTAGATGTAATTTTGAGCGGTGGAGTATTCCAAAATAAGACACTTTTAGAGATTACATGTATAAAATTAGAAGAAGCGAAAATCAAGTATTATCATCAACAAGAAACAGCTATAAATGATGGTGGAATTGCTTTGGGGCAACTCTATTATGCTTTGTTGCATAATATGGTTTTAGTATAA
- a CDS encoding hydrogenase, with protein sequence MILEFSFSHSSSSLVYEKIMLNTLKLFSIEGKLVKNGDELFLYVESEDSDELENFANKLSLELPHSIFLHEAGAKVVYDMPSESFTLPQTPKREMPFCPKCLNEVMNESDDNYYNIFTECDVCGYGLDSQSKSDKETFVNIAKSINDGLVAEVDTFYGKYYVGKLDQKCNDLDFDVVCYDLLTVQSYTNATNSEIVALGAIEKPLIRVKTNLLFKTDFEDIQNELIRFKLADDFVLHLLMSELHILGINLVFITKDKMPSKVKLDLVKSVKEFEPIEVVVSDKHIAILKGNKGLPYKELGEKVLIPHIGAFFSVIKEHSLLEKTVIGVNLSKDYHNDILIYSKKFGTIEYLSFKFGFGSIQEVFDAIAATDETGEKLVNNYKNKFSEHFKDISKIVFDEKDFNVYKLWGVVSIILGFSKDSDLVKSAQILENFAVTFMGDKGPRIDYKLNRIDSKVFIDPLMTVRTAMSFKLAELDQLSLSYGVIESFAEFISAQLDEIKAQMKSDSVVITGSLLQNRHFFSKLSKEVSVNHNLCFNKELPVDGRNIQYGGNELF encoded by the coding sequence GAATTTTCTTTTAGTCATTCATCTTCCTCTTTAGTTTACGAAAAAATAATGTTAAATACATTAAAACTTTTTTCTATAGAAGGTAAACTAGTAAAAAATGGTGATGAACTCTTTTTATATGTTGAGTCTGAAGATAGTGATGAACTTGAAAATTTTGCAAATAAATTGTCACTAGAGTTACCTCACTCTATATTCTTACACGAAGCAGGTGCTAAAGTAGTATATGATATGCCGAGTGAGAGTTTTACTTTACCTCAGACACCAAAGAGAGAAATGCCTTTTTGTCCAAAATGTTTGAATGAAGTTATGAATGAATCTGACGATAATTACTACAATATCTTTACAGAGTGTGATGTTTGTGGGTACGGTTTAGACTCTCAAAGTAAAAGTGATAAAGAGACATTTGTAAATATTGCTAAGTCAATAAATGATGGATTGGTAGCTGAAGTAGATACATTTTATGGAAAATATTATGTTGGCAAATTAGATCAAAAATGTAATGATTTAGATTTTGATGTTGTTTGTTATGACCTCCTTACAGTACAAAGCTATACAAATGCCACCAACAGCGAAATAGTAGCTTTGGGAGCGATAGAAAAACCTCTTATAAGAGTAAAAACTAACCTTTTATTTAAAACAGATTTTGAAGATATACAAAATGAACTTATTCGCTTTAAGCTCGCCGATGATTTTGTTTTGCACCTTTTAATGAGTGAGTTGCATATACTTGGAATCAATCTGGTTTTTATAACAAAAGATAAGATGCCCTCAAAAGTTAAGTTGGACTTGGTTAAAAGTGTAAAAGAGTTCGAACCGATTGAAGTTGTCGTAAGTGATAAGCATATTGCCATACTAAAAGGCAACAAAGGTTTGCCGTACAAAGAGCTGGGAGAGAAGGTTCTGATTCCTCACATCGGCGCTTTTTTTTCTGTTATCAAAGAGCACTCATTACTTGAAAAAACAGTAATAGGCGTAAATTTAAGCAAAGATTATCATAATGATATTTTAATCTATTCAAAAAAATTTGGAACAATAGAATATCTATCTTTTAAATTTGGCTTTGGCTCTATCCAAGAGGTATTTGATGCTATTGCAGCGACCGATGAAACCGGTGAGAAGTTGGTAAATAATTATAAAAATAAATTCAGTGAACATTTTAAGGATATATCTAAAATAGTGTTTGATGAAAAAGATTTTAACGTTTACAAACTATGGGGAGTTGTTTCTATAATTTTAGGCTTTTCAAAAGATAGTGACCTTGTTAAATCAGCGCAAATACTTGAAAATTTTGCAGTAACGTTTATGGGTGATAAAGGTCCCAGAATAGACTATAAGTTAAACAGAATTGACTCAAAAGTTTTTATAGATCCGCTTATGACAGTTAGAACCGCTATGAGTTTCAAACTTGCCGAACTTGACCAGCTGTCTCTTAGTTATGGCGTTATTGAGAGTTTTGCCGAGTTTATATCTGCTCAGCTCGATGAGATAAAAGCTCAGATGAAAAGTGACTCTGTTGTAATCACAGGCTCATTACTGCAAAACAGACATTTTTTCAGTAAACTTAGCAAAGAGGTGTCCGTAAATCATAATCTCTGTTTTAATAAAGAGTTGCCGGTAGATGGTAGAAATATTCAATATGGTGGAAATGAACTGTTTTGA